One segment of Tachyglossus aculeatus isolate mTacAcu1 chromosome 16, mTacAcu1.pri, whole genome shotgun sequence DNA contains the following:
- the NHLH2 gene encoding LOW QUALITY PROTEIN: helix-loop-helix protein 2 (The sequence of the model RefSeq protein was modified relative to this genomic sequence to represent the inferred CDS: deleted 1 base in 1 codon) — translation MMLSPEQLADSDQPSSAPSEPESLGGPDPKAPGGLSDPEPAGGEEEEEEDEDDDEEEEEGEEGGGAGGGGVPGGRPPGLCPHPQQLSREEKRRRRRATAKYRSAHATRERIRVEAFNLAFADLRKLLPTLPPDKKLSKIEILRLAICYISYLNHVLDV, via the exons ATGATGCTGAGCCCGGAGCAGCTGGCCGACTCGGACCAGCCCAGCTCGGCCCCCTCGGAGCCGGAGTCCCTGGGCGGGCCCGACCCCAAGGCCCCGGGCGGCCTGTCGGACCCGGAGCCGGccggaggcgaggaggaggaggaggaggacgaggacgacgacgaggaggaggaggagggcgaggagggcgggggggccgggggagggggcgtcccGGGCGGCCGCCCCCCCGGC CTCTGCCCGCACCCCCAGCAGCTGAGCCGGGAGGAGAAGCGTCGGCGCCGGCGGGCCACGGCCAAGTACCGCTCGGCCCACGCCACCCGGGAGCGCATCCGCGTGGAGGCCTTCAACCTGGCCTTCGCCGACCTGCGCAAGCTGCTGCCCACCCTGCCCCCGGACAAGAAGCTCTCCAAGATCGAGATCCTGCGCCTCGCCATCTGCTACATCTCCTATCTCAACCACGTGCTGGACGTCTAG